The sequence TCCGTGAAGATGTGGTATACTTCTTAGTAAGAACCATTGCGCAAACCTCCCGTATGTATTTGATTATACACCAATATCATACCAGGTCTTTCGCTTTGGTTCTACTTTTTTTGCCTTGTTGCATTTAATTTTACAATGAACCTTTCCAGCTGCGTTACTTCTTACAGACACAAAATTCTTGACAAGTCTCCCTTTTTAAGAAGGTATACTTATCATCTTAATTTTAGCGCTCCTCCTCTTTTATAATAGATTCCATCTCATTGATAAATTTCTCAACATCCTTTTTTAGATTATCCACAGCTTCTGGAAAAATCTCTAACAATCTTGCTATTCGTTCGGGCATAAGATTAAACCCATAAATATTTCTAAAAATATGTCTAAATCCCCTAAATTCATTAAGCAATAATTTAGAATCTGTATTTATAAAAGCTGGTCTCTCCCCTTCTATCGGCATAGACATTTGCTCAAGTAATTCTAAATGCCATTCAGCCCCAGATGGCATAAAACCATCTATATTTTTTGCAACAATTTTAAACATATTTTCAACAGCAGTATAAAAATCATGGAAAATAGAACCAACAGCTCTTAACACAAAATCATCAGTCTGTTTTTGCTTCAAAGTTTTTTTGTCAAACATATCTTTGGTTTTTAAAGTATCATACAATTTTTGTATATTCTCAAGTTCCATTTTGAGTCTTGCTGAAATAACTTTTATTTTACCCACATCCACTACCCTATTTCCCTCCCCTCTTTCTCTATTTCCTTTAACAAAGCCTCTGTAGCATCCCGTTGTGTAACTATACTCACTTTATAAGGTCTTGCAATATTCTCTATCTCAGCAAACATTGTCCAGTAGTTAAACTTATCATCATCCCAATCATCTATAAAAATGTCAATATCTGAAAACTTCCAAAAATCAAATCCCCTTGCCAGTGATCCATACAAGACAACTTTACTCACATTATATTTTTCTTTCAAAAATTTAGCAATCTTATACGCTTTATCTAACGCATCCTTTTTTCGTATTTTTAGCATTTCTTTCTCTTTTTCACTCTTTAACCGCCAATTTTCACATATTTTCTTTTTCTCCTCATCAGTGATACTCATCTTCCTCACCCCACAAAATTTCTTTATATATATTCTGCCATTTTATAGCATTTATATCAATCACCCCAAAAAGCTCATAAGAAGCACCGCATTTAAAACCGTCACTATAATTCCTATAGTCTACAACAACACTTTATAAAGCGATGTATTTGCAAACTTACCCATGATCTTTTTTGAAGAAGTCAAATAAATGGGCAAAAGGATTGTAATTTTGTATGTGCGTGGTCAAAAAAGTTTATACCTTTCCTAAAGCAGTATCAATAAGCTCTTCTACTTGTTTTATAGGCTTATCACTTATTCTCATGCACCCCAAAGCTATAGAGGAAGCCTTTATTTCTTCAAAAGACTATATACTTTGTTCAGGATACGGGCAAGTCCAGTTGAAGAAATGGCAAATCCCGGAGCGACTGTTAATTTGGCTCGAAGCCATGGATGGCGAAGAGCCAAATTCCAGAGTGAGCGGAGCATGGAGGCGGAGCGAACGGCAAGCGGAGGGATGCCATTTATAATTCTCTCTGAGCTAAGGGGATAGCCATATTTCTTCATTGCCAATATTTATATACTTCACCTTTTACACCTTCTCCTTTCAACTTCAATCAATAATTTCCTCCCCATTTTCTAGGTTAATCACATAAGCTCTGCCCTTCTCAATTTCAATAAACCCAATGGAATTTACCTTACCCTCCCTCTTGCTGAGAGAAGTAGTATAACACTACACTCTTTCAAAAACCTAAACGCCTTTTCCCAGGACTTATAATCCCCGTGAGTATTACTTACAAGTCCTATTTTCACAAATACCACCTTCTTCAAACTTTGTATTTATCAAGCTCCTTCTTAAAGTTTGTAACAAGTGTCTCCATCTGCTTTATCTGTTCTATAAATCCCCTTATTCTGTTTGAATACTCTGTAACATTGGCACTCATTTCCTCAGAAGAAGCCGAATTCTCTTCTGAAATGGCTGCTAGATTTTCAAGATGCCCAAAGACTTCTGAAAGCTTATCTGCCTCTTCATAAAGCCTGTTTGCAGATTCGACTATGACACTTGATATCCCAGCAACCTCTTCTGTCGCCTTTGTATTCTTTTCTGCCACTTTCTTCAGAGTAGAAATACTCTTTTTGAGCCTTTCAAACTGGGCACTTATATTCTCTGCCAAAGCCTCCACCTGACCTGTAAAATTGACTAAGCTTCCTGTTATAGTCTTTACCGCATTCTTTGAATTTTTAGCTAAATTCCTCACCTCTTCTGCTACTACTGCAAACCCTCTTCCTGCTTCTCCTGCCCTTGCCGCCTCAATAGCCGCATTTAGCGCCAGCAAATTAGCCTGGTCTGAAATTTCTTCCACAGTAGTAGCTATTGCCATGATGTCTTTAGCGCTGTCTGAAAGCAACCTGCCCATTTCGTATGTACTAGAAAAAGGCATTTGGATATTATCGAGTACTTTGATAGACAGATCCAAGCCATACTTGCAGAGATTAAAACCATTATTGATGAGAACAAGAATACCCGGTTTGTTAAGCAGCTTAATCTCCTTGAATCCATCCCCGGAGTTGGCTTTATATCAGCTTTCACCATCATGTGTGAAATCGGGGATTTTGACGCTTTTAAAAGCCCCAAGCAGCTTATTGCTTACTTCGGCATAGACCCTTCTGTTAATGAATCCGGTAAGTTCAAAGGCTCAAAAAACCGGATATCTAAACGTGGAACCAGGATCGGAAGGCGGGCGTTGTATGCAGTAGCTATTGCTTTGACAAGAAAAAGAAGAAATGGCCAGTTGATAAATCCTGTACTCTACAAATACTATCAGAAGAAACTTGAATCAAAACCTAAAAAGGTAGCATTAGTGGCTATCATGCATAAGGTCAGTAACATTATCTTTGCTCTGCTGCGGGATGAAAAGCCATTTGTGCTCAAAACCCCGGAAGAGCATTGCATGGAATATAAAAACCTTGTTACTGCTGCTTAGTATACTGTTGTAATACCTGGCAAGGCACCAGATGTATTTCAACCTTAGTCATCCCCCCATTGGATGGCCTGCAGGTGAAAGTTGCAGATGCCCTTTTGGCTGGTTATCGTATGCTGAAAGGCTCGCTGTCAACTGGATTTTTGAAAAAGTTTTTTCCTAAATTAACCAGTAAGTTTGGGTTTTATTGCTTTTGCTAACTACCTGTCTTAATTGGTAATTTGCTGTTTTGCTTTTTTTAAGTCAATGTTCGACTTTTTCATTGGCTTGTTCACTGTGCCTATTTTTATCAATAAATTTCCTCGGGGTTTTTAAAATTTATCCCTTGACTTTTTCTAGCTGGTCTAAAACTACATTAATGTATGTTATATTATCTATTCTATAAAATTTGTTGAAGATCCTTTATATTTCCATAAAAAATGACACTACATTTCATAGCGCCCTTATTTTTACACCCACACCCACCCCCACAAAAGAGTTAAGTCCGTATAATTGTGTAAAGAGGGGTTGAGCCACCTCCACCCCTCTGGTTAGAATTAAAGGTAAACAAAAGCTAACTGGAGGGATGAGAAATGGCTCAATATAATATTACCATTGATTCAGAACTTTTGCATTATCTTTTTTAAAAAGAGGCCCAAGATGAAGGGATGGTCGAGTTTTTATCCGTACTCAATCAAATACTGCAGGCCCAAGCTTGATACCGGATTAATGGATGAAATAAGCAAAAAAGCCGAGATGATGGGGATTTCAGTATCACCATTAGGAAGATAAATAAAAAAATTCAAAAACCCCGCAAATCCTTGCAGGGCTTGGTTTTCGTCTGGAGCTGATGGAGGGATTCGAACCCTCGACCTGCGCATTACGAGTGCGCTGCTCTACCCCTGAGCCACATCAGCCCATTTTAATTTTTTCTACAGACAAAAGGATAGCAGATTATCATCTCCGTGTCAATAATTTTTACCGCATCTTATACCGGCATAAGCTCAAAGTTTCTAGATTATCTTTACGCCGAGGGTATTTTCCATTTCTCTTAAAGCAAATTTATGAGCTTCTTCATCGAATGAAGCAACCCCATCTTTTATCACCGTTACCTTGTAATTCAGCATCCTCGCATCAGCTGCAGTATACAGGACACAGATATTAGTGCAAACACCAACAAGTATTAACTCTGAAACGTTCATCTCTCTTAGGGTGGCATCCAGGTCCGTTCCGAAGAATGCGCTATATCTCCTCTTCGGAATGATGTAGTCTCCGGGCCGGGGGGCCAGTGAATCTATAATTTCTCCGCCCTTAGTATTTTTTATGCAGTGCGGTTTAAACATCTGAAATTCGGCATCATCTGTTCTGTGGCAGTCGCAGATGTAAATAACGGGCATTTCTTCTTCCCTTGCTTCTTTTATGATTCTTTGAATTTCCGCAGCAATCCTTTCTGCAGATTTACCGATATAAAGAGCCCCATCCGGCTGGATGAAATCGTTTAGCATATCTATGACCAGCAATGCTTTTTTCCCGTTCAAACTCTATACCCCCTTTCCTTTTAAGGTTTATCCGAAATCAACATATACGATTTCTTGCCGGTGTCCTCGTTTTCTTTTACCTCATAGAGCCGGTCCATCTGTAATTTGTGGGTTTTAACAAAGCCCTCAATGAAATCGGTGCTTTCTCCTGTAAATCTTACGGCTATACCGCAGCTTGAACTGATTTCTCTGGGAACGGGTATTGAATAAGTGTAATAGCCGGCTTGCTTTAACACTTTTTCGAATTTAACGGCATGAGAAACAGATAAAAAGGTAGCGAGAAAGGTTTTGTTTTCTTTCATTTAAACCGCCTCTTAAAGAATGTCATGATTTATCTTAAAAAACCTTCTATGACCGCCCGAACGGCTTCTTCTTCTGTAAGGCCCAGGCTCATCAGCTTGATTATCTGTTCCCCTGCTATTTTACCTATTGCTGCCTCATGGGTAAGTTCAGCCAGAGGGTGTTCGGCCCATATTTCGGGAACGGATCTTATTTTCCCCGAATCCATGATAATAGAATCACACTCTACATGGCCCTTGCCCTCTGCCTTAGCCACTACCCGGGGCTGAAAGACCTGCAGGGATGACCCCTTTGCAACCGAACGGGATACGACCTTAACAGAACTCCCCTTTCCCAAAAGCTCGACAACTACATCTGACCGGGCTTTTTGATCTTGATGGGTCATCAATTTTTCGGTCATGATCAGCCTCGCTCTTTCATGAAGCTTAGCCTCTGTTATGCGGTGTGTATCATCCACGCCTTCTATCTGAACCATTTCAAACTCCCCTGTCCCGTTTTCATGGACCTCAATTACGGTTTTAGGGTTCAGTACGCGTTTTCCTTCACCGGTTCCTTCTCCGTAGTGTTTCTCTACGTACCTCAGTTTTGCATTCTTGCCTATTATTATTTCATGAACCCCATCATGTCTGGATTCCTTTGAACCGGGATTGTGAATTCCGCAGCCTGCAACAAGGAGGATATCGGCATCTTCCCCTATTTCTATGGTATTATACACCACCTCTTTTATTCCGCTCATTGAAATTATCACAGGTATATGAACAGCCTGATTTTTAGTTCCGGGTTTAACCTTTATATCGATCCCCGGCCTGTCCTTTTTAGGGCTGATGACTATGTTCTCTATGGAATTAATTAAAAGGCTTTCCCCATCCTTCCGAATACTGTATGCCCCCTGGGGTACATCGTGTAAATCCGCCACCGTAGAGAGGAGTTTTTTATCTAATGCATTCAGCATAATCATCACCCCCGCAAAGTTCGCGGAATTTACAGCATATGCCGCTTTTCAGCTGGGGCATAATATCTTCCGCAGTTCCTCTGGCCTGTACTTCCCCATCGGAGATAACTATTATCTCATCGGCAAGAGACAGTATCCTCTCCTGATGGGTAATAACAATGGTTAAAGCCTGATTGTTTGTATGATTCTGCCTTATGACATCAACCAGTGCATCAAAACTCCACAGGTCTACACCTGCTTCCGGTTCATCGTAGATGATGGCTTTCGGCTGTTTAAGCAGTATGGTAGCTATTTCTATCCTCTTTATCTCTCCTCCTGACAGGCTGGCATCAACTTCCCTTTCCATATAGTCTTCCGGGCATAGGCCTACACTCTTCAAGCTCTTTCTTATTCCCTTATCGCCGTTGGCTGCAATCCTGAGGATATCTATTACCCTTATTCCCTTAAACCTGGGGGGCTGTTGAAAGGCATAACCTATTCCCATCCTGGCCCTTTCGGTAATATCAGTATCGGTAATATCCTCTCCTTCAAAATAGATTCTGCCCGAGTCGGGTTTTGTAATCCCCATTATGACCTTGGCGAGGGTTGTTTTGCCTCCACCGTTAGGACCGGTAATACAGTAAAATTTCCCTTTTTTAAAATCTATCGAGATATTCTTAAGAATTTCCATCCTTGAGCTGCCGTTAGCAGCAGACAATGAGATGTTTTTAAGCTGTATCATTTTAATCCCCCCTTGAGGTTTATTCAAAGTCAGTTCATCCGGAATTGTAATTTACGTACCAATGTTAACAGAAAAGGACCGGGGAGTCAATAGCACCCGCATGGCATTTAAAACGGCAATTAAAGCAACCCCCACATCGGCAAACACCGCTTCCCATAAAGCTGCGTGCCCCAAAGCCCCCATCAACAATATGATACCTTTAACCGATAAAGAGAACACGATATTCTGCCATACTACATTCTTTGTTATTCTTGCAATTTTAACGGCACTAACCAGCCCGGAAGGCTCATCGGTCATCAAAACTATATCGGCGGCTTCGATTGCCGCATCAGCCCCCAGCCCTCCCATAGCAACCCCTATATCTGCCCTTGCAAGAACCGGGGCATCATTTATACCATCCCCTACAAATGCAAGTTTCCCTCCCGGGGATTTCTCTTTATTAAGGACCTCAAGTTTTTCCAGCTTCTGTTCGGGCAGGAGCTCTGAATATATTTCATCCAATCCCAGATGTCTTCCGACCATTTCTGCTGCAGCTCTTGAATCCCCCGTCAGCATGGCTATCTTCTTAACCCCTAAATCCCTCAGCTGTTTTACCGCAACTTTTGCATCCTCTTTAATTTCATCGGAGATTGTAATCTGCCCGGCATATTCGCCATTTATCCCTATATGCAGTACAGTACCCGGGATTTCAGAACCTCTCCTCCCCGGTTTAATTTTTTCCCTTTTCATAAGCCTGCCATTGCCGACAGCTATTTCTTTCCCTTCGATTTTTGCTACTATGCCGAAACCCGGCAATTCCTCATACGATTCTATTTTGTTATTATTAATCTCCCCTTTATAGGCTTCAAGTATTGACCTGGCTATAGGGTGATTTGAACAGGATTCGGCATAAGCGGCGTATTTGAGCAGCTCGTCTCGAGAAATTCCCCCCTCCGTCAATACATCTGTCACTTTAAAAACCCCTTTTGTAAGTGTTCCTGTTTTGTCAAATACAACTGTATCCAGATGATTTAATGCATCTAAATAATTTCCTCCCTTAACAAGTATACCCTTTTTTGACGCTGCACCTATCCCTCCGAAAAAGCCGAGGGGAACTGACAGGACAAGGGCACACGGGCAGGATACAACGAGGAAAATAAGGGCCCGGTACAGCCAATCGCCGAACTGAGCACCTTCTATAAAGAAAGGAGGAAGAAGGGCTAAACCTACAGCTGAAAATACCACCAGGGGGGTATAGTATCCTGCAAATCTTGTAATAAAATTTTCTATAGGCGCCTTTTTATTGCCGGCATCTTCTACCAAATTCAGGATTCTAGAAAGCGTTGAATCGCTGTAATCCTTCGTTACCTCAACCATCAAAATCCCTTCTCTGTTGATAAAACCGCTGAGGATTTCTCTTCCCGGTTCCAGCTCCTTCGGCATCGATTCCCCTGTCAAAGCAGATGTATCTACGGTGGACCTACCCCCGACAACCTTACCGTCCAGAGGCACCTTTTCTCCCGGTTTAATCATAATAATATCCCCTATTTTTACGTCTTCAGGATGGACCTTTATAAAATCATCTCCCGCTTTCAAATTGGCATAATCGGGTCTAAAATCCATCAAAGCTCTAATAGACCTTCTCGAACGCTTTACCGCAAGTTCCTCAAAAAATTCTCCTATGCGGTAAAAAACCATTACCGCAACGGCTTCCGGGTATTCTCCAACAGCAAAAGCACCTAATGTCGCTGCCGTCATCAGGAAGTTTTCATCAAAGAACCGGCCTTTCAGGATATTCCTAACAGCTCTGTTTATTACCCTTCCTCCTATTAATATATAACTAAAAACAAACATCCCAACCCTGTTCCAAAGGGAAAAGGGCAAAATGAAGGCTGCGGTGAATAACAATATACCTATTCCTAACACTACTATTTCATTTATATTTGTTTCGATAACTTCTTTCATGTTCTCAGCTTCCATATCTACTGTCTTGATTTCAACATCGGGCTCAATACCTCTTACAATAGAAGCAATCTCCCCGGCTATCCTTTTTATATCTTCCTTATCTGCAATTTCTACGGAAAGTTTCTTTGAAAAGAAATTTAAAGAAGCTCCCTTTATTCCTTTAACCCCTTTTACTTTTTCTTCAATCTTGTCGGCACAGCCGGCACATTTAAGACCTTCTAATATAAAGTATTCCCTGCAGTTATCCATTATTGTCCCCCTTTACTTTATCTTCATTTAGAGAATTTCTTTCTCCTATATATTTCAGTTCGATATTTGAACAATTCTTCAAATTTATTATACCATCATATTTTTTTTTCAACAAGATACTTTGTACTCTGGGGATGGTCATCCCCCTTCCCCGTTAATCGATGTAAATAAATTGCCTGTTAGTAGTTTTTTAGATTGACTAAATTGTACTTCTATATTACAATATTGTCATATAGTAATTAATCCGATTGGAGGTTGCATTTATGAAAGAATGGCAAAAATTTTTTATCACTGTAGCAGTATTTCTGGCTGCATATTATATCCCATTCGGAACACCCAGGACAGACGGGGCTATACTGGAGTCCTTTAAAATGCTCCAGGAGTATGCCCGTCTACACGTGCTGACCTGCCTTGTTCCTGCATTTTTTATAGCAGGAGCCATATCAAACTTTGTTTCTCAGGGTGCTGTTTTGAAATATCTCGGTAGAAATGCAAAAAAGACAATTGCATATTCGGTAGCAGCCGTTTCGGGCACAATACTTGCGGTCTGCTCATGCACGGTGCTACCGCTGTTCTCAGGGATCTACAAAAGGGGAGCCGGTTTAGGGCCTGCCGTCGCCTTTCTGTATTCCGGCCCGGCTATAAATGTCCTGGCTATTATTTTAACCGCCCGCATACTGGGATGGCAGTTAGGATTGGCCAGGGCACTGGGAGCAGTGCTGTTTTCCGTTGTTATCGGGCTTATTATGGCAGCCATTTTTAGAAATGAAGATGAAGCAAGATTAAATAAGGGCTTTAATGTAGTTGAAGAAGACCAGGCAAGAAGCCTGGGGCAAAATACCGTATTTTTAGCTAATCTGGTTCTTATACTGATCTTCGCTTCCTGGGGCAAGCCATCCCATCCGGTGGGTTTCTGGAATGCAGTTTACAGTGTAAAATGGATTCTTACCTTCATTTTTTTAGGCACGCTTGGGATACTGCTCATCAGGTGGTTTAAACGTCATGAAATCGCCTCATGGCTCGATGCCACGTGGAGTTTTGCCGGTCAAATCCTCCCCCTCCTCTTCGGCGGAGTGCTAGCAGCCGGGTTTTTAATGGGCCGTCCGGGGAGTGATGCCGGTCTGATTCCTTCAGAATACGTAGCATATCTGGTAGGGGGGAATTCCCTTTTTTCTAATTTCTTTGCTTCTATTGTCGGTGCTTTTATGTATTTTGCCACATTGACAGAAGTCCCAATCCTGCAGGGCCTGATCGGCTCGGGTATGGGGCAGGGGCCGGCCCTGGCACTGCTTCTTGCAGGCCCCGCCTTGAGCCTTCCTAATATGCTTGTAATAAGGAGCGTTCTCGGCACAAAGAAGACTTCGGTGTATGTAGTCCTTGTAGTAATCATGGCTACTGTTACAGGCATGATTTACGGTGTAATTGCAGGGTAAAAACATTAGCATTGACATTAAAATTACTAAAAGGTAATATAGTAATAAGGAGGTGGTGTTTTGACCCGGCTTAACAGGGAGCTGTTCAGGCTTAGAGCAGAAATTTTAAAGGCTTTAGCTCATCCTACCCGATTGGCTATTGTTGATTTTTTAAAAACCGGTGAAAAATGTGTATGTGAAATAATCGAATACCTGGGCGAGAAACAGTCTAATGTTTCTAAACACCTTTCAATACTGCGTCAAACCGGGATCGTCGATACCCGAAAGGATGGCCTGAATGTATACTATATTTTAAAAATACCGTGTGTTACAAGTTTTTTCCAATGTATGGATGACATTCTAATCAAGAACCTAGAAGAAAATATGAAAGTATTAGGAAATAATTGATTTTGAAAGGAGAGATTCATATGGTTATTAAGGTTCTTGGATCAGGTTGTAAAAACTGTATAAAACTAGAGGAAAATGTTAAAGAGGCCTTAAAGGGTTTGAATTTGTCTGCTGAAGTGGAAAAGGTTCAGGATATCAATGATATCCTCGACTACGGTGTTATGAAAACACCAGGGCTGGTCGTAAATGAAAAAGTAAAGGTTATGGGAAGGGTTCCATCGGTAGAAGAAATTAAAAAGATATTAGAACAGGAGCAAGGTTAACTTCAATAAAATATAAGATTTAGCGGTAAGGGGGATATTATATATGTCGAAGAACTGGTATCCGGTAATTGATTATGAAAAATGTTCGGAGTGCGGAGCATGTTTTGATAAGTGTTGTCATGGAGTTTATGAATTGCGCGGAAATACACCTGTGGTAGTTAATCCCGATGGCTGTATAGAAGGCTGCAGGGGATGCCAAAAATTGTGCCCGTCCTCTGCAATAGAATATGTCGGGGATACGGGGACATCCTCCAGTGAGTGCAGCTGTGAATGCTGTGACTGTTAGTTTAAAAGCCCGGTTTAATCCGGGCTTTTATAGTCACATCCCCATATATGCCTTTTTGACCATTTCGCTGTTGAGAAGCTCTTCCCCCGTTCCCGAAGCTACTATCCTCCCTGTCTGGAGGATATAACCCCTATCGGCCATCTCCAGAGCCTCCTGCACCTTCTGTTCCACCATCAAAACCGTCATACCTCGCCTGCTGATTTCTTTTAGTATATCCATGACCCTATCTACCAGGATCGGCATCAATCCCAGGGACATCTCATCTACCATAAGGAGTTTTGGCCTTGACATGA is a genomic window of Koleobacter methoxysyntrophicus containing:
- a CDS encoding nucleotidyltransferase family protein, coding for MSITDEEKKKICENWRLKSEKEKEMLKIRKKDALDKAYKIAKFLKEKYNVSKVVLYGSLARGFDFWKFSDIDIFIDDWDDDKFNYWTMFAEIENIARPYKVSIVTQRDATEALLKEIEKEGREIG
- a CDS encoding methyl-accepting chemotaxis protein, whose amino-acid sequence is MPFSSTYEMGRLLSDSAKDIMAIATTVEEISDQANLLALNAAIEAARAGEAGRGFAVVAEEVRNLAKNSKNAVKTITGSLVNFTGQVEALAENISAQFERLKKSISTLKKVAEKNTKATEEVAGISSVIVESANRLYEEADKLSEVFGHLENLAAISEENSASSEEMSANVTEYSNRIRGFIEQIKQMETLVTNFKKELDKYKV
- a CDS encoding transposase, which gives rise to MDIIEYFDRQIQAILAEIKTIIDENKNTRFVKQLNLLESIPGVGFISAFTIMCEIGDFDAFKSPKQLIAYFGIDPSVNESGKFKGSKNRISKRGTRIGRRALYAVAIALTRKRRNGQLINPVLYKYYQKKLESKPKKVALVAIMHKVSNIIFALLRDEKPFVLKTPEEHCMEYKNLVTAA
- a CDS encoding cysteine hydrolase family protein; translated protein: MNGKKALLVIDMLNDFIQPDGALYIGKSAERIAAEIQRIIKEAREEEMPVIYICDCHRTDDAEFQMFKPHCIKNTKGGEIIDSLAPRPGDYIIPKRRYSAFFGTDLDATLREMNVSELILVGVCTNICVLYTAADARMLNYKVTVIKDGVASFDEEAHKFALREMENTLGVKII
- a CDS encoding DUF3343 domain-containing protein; translated protein: MKENKTFLATFLSVSHAVKFEKVLKQAGYYTYSIPVPREISSSCGIAVRFTGESTDFIEGFVKTHKLQMDRLYEVKENEDTGKKSYMLISDKP
- a CDS encoding SufB/SufD family protein, giving the protein MLNALDKKLLSTVADLHDVPQGAYSIRKDGESLLINSIENIVISPKKDRPGIDIKVKPGTKNQAVHIPVIISMSGIKEVVYNTIEIGEDADILLVAGCGIHNPGSKESRHDGVHEIIIGKNAKLRYVEKHYGEGTGEGKRVLNPKTVIEVHENGTGEFEMVQIEGVDDTHRITEAKLHERARLIMTEKLMTHQDQKARSDVVVELLGKGSSVKVVSRSVAKGSSLQVFQPRVVAKAEGKGHVECDSIIMDSGKIRSVPEIWAEHPLAELTHEAAIGKIAGEQIIKLMSLGLTEEEAVRAVIEGFLR
- a CDS encoding ABC transporter ATP-binding protein, producing MIQLKNISLSAANGSSRMEILKNISIDFKKGKFYCITGPNGGGKTTLAKVIMGITKPDSGRIYFEGEDITDTDITERARMGIGYAFQQPPRFKGIRVIDILRIAANGDKGIRKSLKSVGLCPEDYMEREVDASLSGGEIKRIEIATILLKQPKAIIYDEPEAGVDLWSFDALVDVIRQNHTNNQALTIVITHQERILSLADEIIVISDGEVQARGTAEDIMPQLKSGICCKFRELCGGDDYAECIR
- a CDS encoding heavy metal translocating P-type ATPase codes for the protein MDNCREYFILEGLKCAGCADKIEEKVKGVKGIKGASLNFFSKKLSVEIADKEDIKRIAGEIASIVRGIEPDVEIKTVDMEAENMKEVIETNINEIVVLGIGILLFTAAFILPFSLWNRVGMFVFSYILIGGRVINRAVRNILKGRFFDENFLMTAATLGAFAVGEYPEAVAVMVFYRIGEFFEELAVKRSRRSIRALMDFRPDYANLKAGDDFIKVHPEDVKIGDIIMIKPGEKVPLDGKVVGGRSTVDTSALTGESMPKELEPGREILSGFINREGILMVEVTKDYSDSTLSRILNLVEDAGNKKAPIENFITRFAGYYTPLVVFSAVGLALLPPFFIEGAQFGDWLYRALIFLVVSCPCALVLSVPLGFFGGIGAASKKGILVKGGNYLDALNHLDTVVFDKTGTLTKGVFKVTDVLTEGGISRDELLKYAAYAESCSNHPIARSILEAYKGEINNNKIESYEELPGFGIVAKIEGKEIAVGNGRLMKREKIKPGRRGSEIPGTVLHIGINGEYAGQITISDEIKEDAKVAVKQLRDLGVKKIAMLTGDSRAAAEMVGRHLGLDEIYSELLPEQKLEKLEVLNKEKSPGGKLAFVGDGINDAPVLARADIGVAMGGLGADAAIEAADIVLMTDEPSGLVSAVKIARITKNVVWQNIVFSLSVKGIILLMGALGHAALWEAVFADVGVALIAVLNAMRVLLTPRSFSVNIGT
- a CDS encoding permease produces the protein MKEWQKFFITVAVFLAAYYIPFGTPRTDGAILESFKMLQEYARLHVLTCLVPAFFIAGAISNFVSQGAVLKYLGRNAKKTIAYSVAAVSGTILAVCSCTVLPLFSGIYKRGAGLGPAVAFLYSGPAINVLAIILTARILGWQLGLARALGAVLFSVVIGLIMAAIFRNEDEARLNKGFNVVEEDQARSLGQNTVFLANLVLILIFASWGKPSHPVGFWNAVYSVKWILTFIFLGTLGILLIRWFKRHEIASWLDATWSFAGQILPLLFGGVLAAGFLMGRPGSDAGLIPSEYVAYLVGGNSLFSNFFASIVGAFMYFATLTEVPILQGLIGSGMGQGPALALLLAGPALSLPNMLVIRSVLGTKKTSVYVVLVVIMATVTGMIYGVIAG
- a CDS encoding ArsR/SmtB family transcription factor, which codes for MTRLNRELFRLRAEILKALAHPTRLAIVDFLKTGEKCVCEIIEYLGEKQSNVSKHLSILRQTGIVDTRKDGLNVYYILKIPCVTSFFQCMDDILIKNLEENMKVLGNN
- a CDS encoding thioredoxin family protein — its product is MVIKVLGSGCKNCIKLEENVKEALKGLNLSAEVEKVQDINDILDYGVMKTPGLVVNEKVKVMGRVPSVEEIKKILEQEQG
- a CDS encoding ATP-binding protein; amino-acid sequence: MSKNWYPVIDYEKCSECGACFDKCCHGVYELRGNTPVVVNPDGCIEGCRGCQKLCPSSAIEYVGDTGTSSSECSCECCDC